GAACTCCACCGGGAAGTGGTTGAAGAACAATGAGCGAATCATCCGGCAAATCTGGTTCTGGCGCCCTCCGGGAGCTGGCGCTGCTGTTTGGCCGGCTGGGTTTCACCGCCTTTGGCGGTCCGGCGGCGCATATTGCCCTTTTCGAGGAGGAGGTGGTGCGTCGGCGAAAGTGGCTCACCCATGGGGAGTTCCTCGATTTGCTGGGGGTGACGAACCTGATTCCCGGCCCCAACTCAACAGAAATGGTCATCCATGTCGGCCAGATCAGGGCGGGGTTCCGGGGCATGGTGGTCGCCGGGGCGGCTTTCATCCTCCCCGCGTCCCTTATCGTGGGGGTCTGCGCGTGGCTGTATGTCCGTTTTGGCGGTCTCCCCCAGGCGGAGGGGATTCTGTACGGGGTGAAACCGGTGGTTTTGGCCGTAATCGCGCAGGCCTTGTGGGGGCTGGGCGGCAAAGTGGCGGAGAAGCGGCCCCAGGCCCTCGTGGCCGTGCTGGCCACCGCCGCCGTGTGGTTCGGGGCGGGCGAGCTCATGGTTCTCCTGTTTGCGGGCGGGATTATGGCAGTCCGCGCCGCCGCCGTCCATGGACTGGCCCGGCACGTGCGGGGACTGGCGCTGCTGGCATTGTTTGCCGCCGTTTTCATAGGCCTGACCGCGATGCTGCCCGATGACGGCGGGAGCGCCCGCCCCTTCAGCCTCACCGCGCTGTTTCTTTTCTTTTTCAAGGTGGGCAGCGTCCTCTATGGCAGCGGTTATGTGCTGATTGCCTTCATCGAGTCCAGCCTGGTGAGCCACTGGGGGTGGCTCACCCAGACCCAGTTGCTGGATGCGGTGGCGGTCGGCCAGGTGACCCCCGGCCCCCTGTTCACCGCGGCGACCTTCATAGGATTCCTGCTGGCGGGCGTGTCGGGCGCCGCCGTCGGCACCCTGGGCATTTTCCTTCCTTCTTTCGTCTTCGTGGGGTTGAGCGGGCCGCTGATTCCCAAAATCCGGCAGTCCGTGCTGGCCGGGGCCTTTTTGGACGGCGTGAACGCGGCGTCCCTGGCATTGATGGCCGTGGTCACGCTGCGGCTGGGAATCGGCATTCTCGTGGACCCCGTGTCGGCGCTGATTGCGGTGTGCTGCGCCTATGCCCTGTTCCGTTACCGAATCAACTCCACCTGGCTTGTCGCGGGCGGGGCGGCCGGCGGGCTGGCATTAAGCCTTTTGTGACACCTCTGTGAAAAAAAAGGCTTTACTCAAGCCGGTGCTTGTGTGATAATAGGCGAGTTGGAGGGTAATATTGGCGGCGGGCAGTATCCAAACACGCGGACCGCGCTGCGGGCGCGCAAAGGGAGAAGGCACCATGAAGCATGTGAAATGCGTCAGTATGGCCAGGGCGATGGGCGCCGTTCCGGTGCAGGATGTCCTTGACCGGGTCTTCGGGTTCGTGCTTGAACTGGTGCAGTTGAAGGGCAAGTCGGTTCAGGACGTGTAAATCCGGGAGAGTGGCCGGGCACTAATCCGTTTCGGGGTTGCGGACTCCCTGTTGCGCCAAAGCCGCGCATTCAAGGGCCGTATGCCTGCGGAAGTGAAGTGGTTTGTCGCGTCGTGCGGCGGCTGAAATCGCCGCGCGGCGCGCTATTTTTTTTCAGCGCCGCCGTGAAATTTTGCCCGCGCCGCGCCGGGGGTGTACCATGGGAACCCGGTAAACCATGGTCAAGGGAGACACTGTCATGCCGAAGAACTGCACCATAACCCGCCGCGGCTTTCTCGCGGGCGTGGCCGCATGGACCGCCGCGCCGCTCATCATCCCCCGGAGCGCGCTGGCCGCGCCGGACCAGCCGGGCGCCAATGACCGCATCCAGGTGGGCTTCATCGGCGTGGGGCGGCGCTGCCAGGACCTGTTCCGCCTGTCCAAGGGCATGCAGGGTGTGGCCGCGGCGGACGTGAACCGGGGCCGTCTGGAAAAGCACCGGGCCAACGGCTGGAAGGTCTTCACAGACTACCGGGAACTGCTGGCGGACCCCTCGATTGACGCGGTGGTGGTGGCCACGCCGGACCACTGGCACGCCCAGCCGGTGATTGACGCCTGCCGCGCGGGCAAGGACGCCTATGTCGAGAAGCCCATGACCCTCACCATCCGCGAGGGCCGGCTGATGACCACGGCGGCGCGGGAGAACAACCGCATCGTGATGACCGGCAGCCAGCAGCGCTCCATGGCGCCGAACCGGCTGGCCTGCGAACTCATCCGCACAGGCAAACTGGGCGCGGTGAAGGAGGTCCACGCGGCGAACTATCCCAGCCCCTGGGACTGCGACCTCCCCGAAGAGCCCCTGCCCGAAGGGCTGCTCTGGGATGAATGGTGCGGCCAGACCATCGTGCGGCCCTACCACAAAGACCTCTACCTGCCCCGCGCAGACGGACGAAACGACGCGCAGGGCCGGCCCCTGGGCTGGATTTCATTCAAGCCCTATTCCGGCGGCGAAATGACCGGATGGGGTTCGCACGGACTCGACCAAATCCAGAGTGCCCTGGGCATGGACGACTCGGGGCCCGTCGAGGTCTGGGCCGACGGCACGGACCTGGTCTCCAAAGTCCACATGCGCTACGCCAGCGGCGTGACGGTGCATCTGGACAACGAGGGCAGGCCCGGCGGCGGCAAATTCGTCTGCGAGGAGGGCACTCTGGACCTAGACCGGGGGCGTTTCACCATCACGCCCGAGAAGCTGGCCAAGGCCCTGCTCAAGGGCGACGAGGGGAAACCGGACGGGAAGGAGAACCACCTCGGCCACTGGGAGGACTGCATCCGCACCCGGAAAAAAACCGTCACCGATGTCGAAATCGGCCACCGTTCCACCACCGTATGCCACCTGGGCAACATAGCCCGCTGGGTCGGACGCCCGTTGAAGTGGGACCCCGCCGCCGAAAAATTTGTTGACGACGACGAGGCCAACACCTACATCGAACGCCCCCAGCGGGAACCCTATACCGTCGGGTAAGGGGGGCGTTCAAGACTCCGGAAAAGGTCTTTTGGCAAGCCCGCCAGGAATCTGGCGGGAGGGGGTTGCCTCGTCCACACCGTCCACCCTGTCCACCCCGCCTGAGGCAAAAAAAACCGGGCGCCCGGCGCGTTTGCGCGGGGATACCCGGCGAAGAAACCTGAATCGGTGTCTACAGGTCGAGGACCTTGTCCATCTGCGCGGCGACCTGGGCAAGGCGGTCGCGTCCGCCGCCGCCCACTTCGGCGGTGGCCCAGCCTTCAAAGTTGATCGCGGCGAGCTCCTTGCGGATGGCGGCCCAGTTGGCGCTGCCCTCGCCTATCTCCACGTCAAAGCCCTTCCACAGCCCCTCCTTCTCCTGCTTCTCCCGGCTGTAGTCCTTGATGTGGATTTTCTTGATGCGGTTGCCGAGGGCGCGAACCCAGTGCTCGGACCAGCCGTAGCGCAGCACGTTGCCCGCGTCAAAATAGGCGCCAAGCCACGGGTTGTCCAGCTCGTCCACGTAGCGGGCCATCTCAAGGGGGCTGACCAGAAAGTTGTTCCACACGTTCTCCACGAGCAGCAGGATCTGCTGCTCCTGGGCGTAGGGGATGACCTCCCGGTACACGGCCTGCGACTTGGCGTACAGGTCGTCGTAGTACAGTTCGTCGCCGACCTTGTCGGGGACCACCAGCACCGAAGTGGCGCCGATGGCCTTCGCGTAGTCAATGCTGGCGGGGATTTTGTCCAGGGACCAGCCGTGAATCACGCCGTGGGGGACGACCCCGCTCTCCTCCGCGGCCTTGCGCAGGGTGTCCGGGTCCACTTCGCCCACGCCGCCCATTTCCACGCCGTCAAACCCCGTTTCTTTCAGCAGTTTCAGTTTGTCCGCCGGGGTTTTGAAGTCCTTGACCATGCCGTAGACCACGGCCTTCTTGATCTTGCCGCGGAACGCGCCCTCCTGCGCGGTGCAGGAGAGGGCCGGGGCTGCGGCGACCATGCCCGCGAGGGCGGCCGCCTTCAAAAATTCACGCCTGTCCATAGTTTCGCTCCTCTGTCCCGGCGGGCCGGGCGCGGTTTGTTCCCTAGAAAAACTTGCCCTGGCCCGGCACCGGAATGGGCCGCATCTCGATGTCGCCGAACTCGAGCTTGGCCGGCGAGAGGTCCAGGTCGGAGTTCATCACCTGGTCCCAGGTCACCGCCTGCCCGCTGTAGGCCGCCATGCGGCCCATAATCGCCGCGGCGTTGCTCTTCACCATGTAGTCGCCGTTGTTGATCGGCGTGCCCGAGCGGATAGCCTTGAACAGCGCGTCCAGCTCGTTCTGGTACATGTCGTCCGTCTGCTCGGAGGACCAAGACCAGGCCGCGCCCTGCTTCGGCGTGATGACATGCTCCTGCACGCGGGCGATGCCGTTCGTGCCGTACACGTTGTCATAGACCGCCGTGGTCGAGTTTTCCCACTGCCTGCACGAGCTGAACGCGCGCACGCCGTTCTCCCACTCGAAGACCGTGTTGAAGTGGTCGTAGATGTTGCCGAACTTCGCGTCCGTGCGCACCGTGCGGCCGCCGCTGGCGGTGGCCTTCACCGGGGGGACATCGTTCATGATCCACATCATCTTGTCCAGGCTGTGGATGTGCTGCTCCGTGATGTGGTCGCCCGAGAGCCAGTCGAAATAGAGCCAGTTGCGCATCTGGTACTCCATCTCGGACCAGGACGGCCTGCGGCCCTTGTGCCAGAGCGCGCTGGTGTTGTAGACCGTCTCGATGGTGACGATGTCGCCGACGGCGCCGTCATGCACGCGCTGGACCGTTTCGCGTTTCTTGTTCTCGTAGCGGTAGCAGAGGCCCGAGACGATGTTCAGGCCCTTTTTGCCGCCCTCCTCGCAGGTGGCGACGACGGAGCGGAGGCCGGGGCCGTCCACGGCCACGGGCTTCTCGCAGAAGCAGTGTTTGCCCGCGGCGACCACGGCCTTCAGGTGGGCCGGGCGGAATCCGGGGGGCGCGGCCAGCACCAGCACGTCGCAGGCCTCCACGGCCTTCTGGTAGGCGTCAAAGCCGGTGAATTTGTGGTCGTCGTCCACCACCACGCGGTCCTTGGCCTCGGAGTTGCCGAGGGATTTCAGGCTCTCCTCAATCTTGTCGGAAAAGGCGTCCGCCATGGCCACGAGCTTGGTGTTCGGGTCGGCGAGGAGCGCGTTGCGCATCGCCCCCGTGCCGCGTCCGCCGCAGCCGATGAGGCCGAGCTTCAGCACATCGCTCCCCTGCCCCAGGGCGATGCGCCCGGCAAGGGTGGCGCCCATCAGCACCGCGCCGCTCTGGCGCATGAAATCACGCCGCGAAGAACCCGAATTTTGGGATGAAGCCCCGATGGACATCGCACTATACCTCCTTGGCCGTCCCATGCCGGACGGTCCGCCGTTCCACTCCATGTCTTGCCCCGGAGTCGGGCGAGGGGACAAAACCCTTCGCCCCTATGAAACCACTTTCCCCCACGGAAATGCAATGTCCGGTAATGCCCTACATGTCCCCCCGCTTCCCGTGGCAGGCCGCGTGAAGCATTCCGGACAGCACCCAGACACGGTGGGCGAACGCCGCGCCGGGCGCGGGGCCGCCGTTGAACAGGCCTTTCCCGCCCGCCCGGTGGAAGGCCCACGCCGCGCGGATGGCCTCCCCGTGCGCCCGCTCCTCCGCGTCGGCCGGCAGCTCTTCCCCGTTAATCCGCAGGAAGGCGCCGCCCCTTTTGTAGTCCGCCTCGATGACAAAGGGCCGCCCGTCGCCGTATCCCTCGACCCGGCGGTGCTGGCTTTTCTCCGTTCCGGCGCGGTAGTCGCTGTGAAACCGCACTTCGGTCTCCCCAAAACGGAACCCGCCGTGAAAATAGCCGTCCACGGGTTCGGGATACCGTTCCGGGTTGGGGGGGCGATAGGGCCCGGACTCGCCATGCACACCGGCGGGCGCGCCGGACGCGGCGGTGTTCCCCGCGGCATCCAGGCAGGACAGGACCCAGGCGATGCAGTGCGCCGTTTCCTGGTACTGGATGGAAAGGGTGGGGATGTGGTTGCGCGGCTCGGCCGGGTTTTCCCGGTCCTTGGCCCGGGTCATCTCGATGGATTTTATCCGGCAGGACCCGAATCCCCGGAGGTGTTCCAGCACGGTGCGGGTCATGGGGCGGCAGAGTTCGGTGAAGTCGTAGAGCAGGGTCCAGGGAAGCCATTTGGGGCGCGCCAGAATTTCCCGCGCATGCGCCGCGCCGTCCGGCGCGGCCAGGGGCTTCTCCACCAGCGCCAGCAGGACATCCCCCTGCGCGGCGCGGCGGGCAAGGCGCCGCTCGGCGTCGGGACGGTGCGCGGGCTGCAACGCCAGATGGTAAAAGGGCACGGGCAGGCTGTAGAAAATGGCCGGGTCCGGCACGGACACCAGCCCCTCCGCGCCGGCCAGGTCGTCCGGACAGGGCGCGGGGTCGTGGACGTAAACCCGGATGCCCAGTCCCAGGGCGGTCCGGACAAAGCGGCTGCCTATGTAGCCCCAGCCCCCCGCAACGGCCATCGCGGCGGGCAGTGACGGGTCACTTCCGGGCGGCCCCGGCATGTCCTACTCCTCCGGGCACAGGGTGCTGGCGGGCTCCAGAAACTCCATCACGCCCACGGCGCGGTAGAGCTCCATCAGGTCGAGCATGAACTGGTAGGCCGCCCCCGCCGCGCCCAGTTCGGCCACCAGCGCCGCCGTCTGCGCGTCCGTGAGGTCCGTCACGTTGAGCACGCCGCGGCCGTAGCCGTCCGAGACCAGTTCCAGCCCCTTCCGCGCGGCCTCGGAGGCGGCGCGGGCCTGGCCGATGTTCGCGTGGGCCGCGGCGGTGTTACGCGCGGCGGTCCGGATGCGCTGCTCGATTTTCTGCGCGGCCGAGGCGCGCTTTATCTTCATCTGTTCGAGGGACTCGCGCGCCTGGACGCGGTCCGCCTTCCGTTTCCCCCCCGCGTAGAGCGGCAGGGACGCCTGCACGCCCACAGTCCAGGAGTTGTCCGGAATGCCCGGCACGATCATCGTCTGGAGGCCGCCCTCCGAGCCCTTCCCCGCCGTGTCCAGTTTGTGCTTCAGTTCCCATTGCAGGCCCACGGTGGGGATGTAGTATTTGCGTTTTGTGGCCGTGTACAGGCGGCCGCCCGCCGCGACGGCCTCATCGAGCTGGCGCAGTTCGGGCGCCTCCTCCAGTCCGCGGGCGACCAGAAAATCGCGGAACTGCCGCGCCTGTTCCTCGTCGTTGAGGCGCCGCGCGATGCGCAGGCCCGCGTCCATGGCGGGCTCGCCCTCCAGGCCCTGCTCACGGAGGATGAAAAAGGACTCCTGCTCCTGGTTCAGCACCCGGTTGAACTGCATCTCCGCCGCGCGCCGCAGGGCGGAGGCGTTCACGACCTCGATGCGGTTCTGCGCCGCCTGCGCGTCCCAGCGGAAGACCTCGCCCGGCCCGGATACGCCCAGCTCCGCGCGCCGGACCGCCAGGCTCCGGTTCGCAAGGGTCCGGCGCAGGTTGCTTTTCTGCACGCCCTCCAGGGTCTTGGCGCGGAGCACGTTGAAGTAGGCCTCCGCGGCCAGCTTGATGATGTCCAGCTCAAAGCCCTCGCGGCCGTGCTCCAGCGCGGCCTGGAGCCGCTTCTGGATTTCCACGTTGGCGTGGGCCATCTCGTCATAGACAAGCTGCGTCGTCGTGATGGACGCCGTCCAGGCCCGCGCGGGCTGCACCGCCGAGGCCAGCTCGTCGTCTATGGCCGCATAGGTGCTCCCGGCCTTCACCTGCGGCAGCAGGTTGGCCCGCGCGGCGGGGATGTTCTGGGCCGCGGCGCGCAGTTCCCGGTCTTTCTCCGAGAGGTCCAGGTTGCCCGCAAGGGCCTCGCGCACCGCGCCCGCGAGGGTGTACTCCCGCTCCGCCGTCTGCGGCTCCTCGTTGATGACCTCCGCCTGGCCGAGCAGGTCCTGGCGCGGGGTCAGGCCGAGGGTCCGGGCCGTTTCAAGGTTCACCATGAACGCGTCTTCGTGGGCAAAGGCGACCGCCAGGCTTTCAGGCGCGGTTCCGGAGAGGATGCGGTAGGCGTTGTTGGCCAGACGGCGGCCCACCCGGCGCGCCTCGCCCTCGGGGTGCAGTGTCGCCAGCACCCCGGCGCGCACGTCCGCCGGTCCCCCAAGGGAGAAGGACGGCAGGCGGCGCGCGTTCACCCCGCGCACGATCTCCGCAAAGGCGTCGTCGCCGAGGTTCAGCATGGGCCCGAAGTACACCGCCTCCGTGTCCGCCGGAATCGCCGCCAGCACGGCGGCGGGGTCTTCCCCGACGGCGACCAGCCCCGCCGTCAAACCCATGGTGGCCAGTTCACGGACAAGACTTTCCCGCAGCGTGGTGATGGACTCGGCCAGCAGGCCGTTCACCAGCACGGTCACCCGGGAGAAGGGGGCCAGTTCCAGAAAACGGGCCATGTCGCGCTGGACTACATGCTCAAAGGCCAGGTAGGCGAGGTTGCGCACCCCGCTTTTTCCGTCCCGCTGGGGCAGCCCCACCATGCGAGGCTCCACCACCTGCGCCGCAATCACGGGCCTGGGCAGGGCGCCCCGCTGGCAGGCCTGCAGGGAGCCCAGCATCCCAAGGGTAATAACCAGGTCCATCCCGGAGTCCGACAGCATCCCGTCCAGCGCCGCATCCACCCCCGCCATGGTCCAGTCCGCCTCGCGGCGGACAAAACGGATGTCGAAGGACTTGCCCGCAACCTCGAGAATCTCCGCCTGGTACCGTTCTGTGGGGTCTTCGCGCAGGGCCGGTCCGTCCAGCAGCAGCCCGATGACCACGGGCTTTCTCGGTGTGAGGAAACCCTCAAAAGACTCGGAGATTTCCGCCACGCTACGCTCGCGCGCGCGGCCGGCGGGCGCGCCGGGCTCCGCCGTCACGGCGGGGGCGGCATCCATGAAGGTCACGTCCTGCGCGGCGGTTGTTCCAGGGAAAAGGCTCAGGCAGGCCGCTGCGGAAAGCAGTGCCATCGCCAAATTCAACGTGTAAAGTGGTCGCATGCGTCATAGTCTCCCACAGGCTGTATTTCCATGATACGCCAATCGCGCCCAAAAGTCAAACAAACGTTTGTATAAATGCGCCCTTGAGGACCTTGCCCAATTCGCCGCAAATCAGTAAAATGACCAGAACAATCAGGCATGGCGGCATGTCAGGGCAATTGGCCACAAGGGAATGGACAGGATGAAGAAGCAAAATCGCAGAACTTTTCTCGGCAACACCCTGACGGGCCTCATGGCCGGGGCCGCCTTTCCGGTGCTTGGCCGGACCTCGCATGCCGCGCCCGGTGACATGGTCCGGCATGCCGTGATTGGCCTCGGGGGCCAGGGCACGCGCCATGCCCAGGTGTTCTCCTCGTTCCCGGACTGCGAAGTGGCGGTGGTCTGCGATGTGGACCCGGAACGGCGGGCCAAGGTTGGGGAGCGCCTTCCGAAGGCCCGGCTTGAGGAGGACTACCGGCGCATTCTTGAGGATGACACGATTGACTCGGTGAGCATCGCCACGCCGGACCACTGGCACACGCCCCTCGCGCTGGCCGCGCTTGCGGCGGGGAAGCATGTGTATGTGGAAAAGCCCTGCGCCCAGACCATCCAGGAGGCGAAACTGCTGAAGGACGCCGCCGCAAGGTCCGGGAAATGTGTGCAGCAGGGCACCCAGGGACGCAGCGGCGCCTCCCTGCGCGACGCCGTGGCGTTCATGCAGGAAGGCGGACTGGGGAAGATACGTCTGGCCAAGGCCATTAACCACCAGTTCCGCGAGCCCATCGGCCGCGCTCCGGAGACGGACCCGCCGGAGGGGGTGAACTATGATTTGTGGCTGGGCTCCGCCCCGAAGCGCCCCTTCACGCGGAACCGCTGGCACTACAACTGGCACTGGTTCTGGGACTACGGCTCGGGCGACACCGGCAATGACGGCATCCACCAGATAGATCAGGCGCGGTGGGGACTGGGCGCGGGGTTGCCCCTGAACGTGACCGCCACGGGCGGGCAGCTTTTCTATGACGACGACCATGAGACGCCGGACACGTTGACTGCGGTTTACGACTACGGCGACCGGCAGTTAATCTATGAGATGCGCCTCTGGACCGACTACCCCATGGAGGGGCATGACAACGGCGTGGTGTTCTACGGGGACAAGGGACGCATGGACTTCGGGCGCAAGGGCTGCGTGGCCACGTTCATCGGCGGCGAGACCAAAGAATTCGGGTCCTACGCCGACATCAGAGACCACATCCGGAATTTCCTGGACTGCCTGAAGACGGGCAACCCCGCCGGACTCAACGGCGGCATTGCCGAGGGCGCGGTCTCGACCACCCTGTGCCAGCTCGCAAACATCTCCATGCGCACGGGCCGCAGGCTGACAGTGGACGCTGAATCCTGGGAGTGCGTGGGCGACCCGGAGGCGTTGAGACTCTTCAGCCGCGAGTTCCGCGCGGGGTATGAACTGCCGGTGGTGTGAGGCGCGCGCCCCTCACCGCAGATAGCCCAGGCTCCTGAGCGCGGCCTCGTCCTCGGCGGTCAGTTCAACGGCGGCGCCGTCGGCGCGGTTGTTCGCTTTCAGCCACAGGTCCAGGTGTCCGCTCATCTGTCCCACGCGGTCCCCATGGTCCCGGACAAGGTTTCGCCGCTCCGCCGGGTCCGCAGACAAATTGTACAGTTCCGGGAGGCCCCGCGCGGGCAAAATCAGCTTCCAGTTCCCCTGAATCACGCCCTGATGGGTGGCGCCGCCGGAGGCGATTAGCAGTTTGAAGCCCGGCAGTTTGGGCACCGCGCCGCCGTAGGTCTCCACCACCCGGACCCGCCCCTCCGGGTCGGGGTCGCGCAGCAGGTCCAGGCCCGTCATTCCCTCGGCGCGGGGGATGCCCGCCAGCCCCAGCAGGGTCGGGCCGATGTCTATCCCCTGCGCGGGGCGGTCCGTGCGGCCCGGCGCCGTGCCGGGGGCGCGAATCATCAGGGGCACCCGCAGGTTGTCGTGGTAGACATGGCGGCCGTGCCCCAGATACCCGTGCTCGTAAAGGCTCTCGCCGTGGTCCGCCACAAAGAGGACCACGGTGTTCTCCGGCAGCGCCTCCAGAAGACGGCCGATGTGCCGGTCCATGAAGGCGACCTCGGAGCGGTATCTGGCCCGCACCCCCTCGCGGGGCGGCATCCGCCACACATTGGCCCCGGACGGGTTGAACCCGGCGTGGAACACATAGGGCGCGTGGGGGTCAATATAATGGACCCAGGCGAAGAAGGGCCGGTCTTTGGGCGTCTCCCCCAGCATGCGCAGGGCCGCGTCGGTCACCTCGTCCGCGGGCCGCTCCGCCTTGACCACGCCCCAGCGCTTTTTGTGGAACGCCTCGTCGTACCGGTCAAAGCCCCGGTCCAGCCCGGAGAGCCGCGCCTTCAGGGTCCAGGTGCTCTGCACGCACCAGGTGTGGTATCCGGCGGCCTTGAACAGTTCCGGCGCCGTCGTGAGTCCGCCGGACACGCGCAGCCCGTTGTGGGTGGCGCCGTTGGCGCGCGGCGGCGCCGAGGTGAGCATGGCGGAGAAGGAGGGGCCCGTCAGGGGCGTGTCGCAGACGCAGTCCGTGAACAGCAGGCTTTGTGCGGCCAGTGTGTCGAGGTTGGGCGACGGGGAGGGCGCCGCGCCATAACAGCCGAGCGCGTCCGCGCGGAGGGTGTCGGCGGTCAGGAAAAGGACATTGGGCGGCGTTTCACCGCCAAACGCCGCGCACGCCGCGATGAGCAGCGCCGGCGCGAGGACGGCGCGGGTCATGTCACTCCCCGGCGGGCAGAATGCGCAGGGGCATGACGGCCTGAAGCGGGCTGACCGTACCCTGCTTGTCCCGCACGGTGAGGGGCATGCCGTCGGAGGAGTACGCCGTCATCTCCAGAATGTACGCGCCGGGCGGCGCCTGGAAGGGCACGTCCACCGCCATGGACCAGACACCGTCCCCGGCCTTGGCGTCCGGCTCGTTTCCGTCGTCCATGAGGCGGAAAGTGATGCGCGGGTCCTCGACCACCACGCCCTCGACCCGCGCGACCACGCCCTGCCGGTCGCGTATGTCCACGGTGATGACCGCGCTGCCGCCGGGCTTCAACTCCGCCGGGACAATCTCGGCGCGCCGCAACTGGGGCTGGCCCGTGAGGGTGTTGCATCCCGCGAGCGCCACCAGGCATCCGGCCAGCGCCGCCGTCGTGAGGGCCTTCTTCATGTCCGTCGTCTCCCTGCCGCGCGCCGCGGCGTTTCCCCGCCCCATGCACAAGCCTAGCGCACGGGGCCAAAACCTGTCAACCCGCGCCGCCCCCTGGGGCCTCCA
This genomic interval from Candidatus Hydrogenedentota bacterium contains the following:
- the chrA gene encoding chromate efflux transporter, with the translated sequence MSESSGKSGSGALRELALLFGRLGFTAFGGPAAHIALFEEEVVRRRKWLTHGEFLDLLGVTNLIPGPNSTEMVIHVGQIRAGFRGMVVAGAAFILPASLIVGVCAWLYVRFGGLPQAEGILYGVKPVVLAVIAQALWGLGGKVAEKRPQALVAVLATAAVWFGAGELMVLLFAGGIMAVRAAAVHGLARHVRGLALLALFAAVFIGLTAMLPDDGGSARPFSLTALFLFFFKVGSVLYGSGYVLIAFIESSLVSHWGWLTQTQLLDAVAVGQVTPGPLFTAATFIGFLLAGVSGAAVGTLGIFLPSFVFVGLSGPLIPKIRQSVLAGAFLDGVNAASLALMAVVTLRLGIGILVDPVSALIAVCCAYALFRYRINSTWLVAGGAAGGLALSLL
- a CDS encoding Gfo/Idh/MocA family oxidoreductase produces the protein MPKNCTITRRGFLAGVAAWTAAPLIIPRSALAAPDQPGANDRIQVGFIGVGRRCQDLFRLSKGMQGVAAADVNRGRLEKHRANGWKVFTDYRELLADPSIDAVVVATPDHWHAQPVIDACRAGKDAYVEKPMTLTIREGRLMTTAARENNRIVMTGSQQRSMAPNRLACELIRTGKLGAVKEVHAANYPSPWDCDLPEEPLPEGLLWDEWCGQTIVRPYHKDLYLPRADGRNDAQGRPLGWISFKPYSGGEMTGWGSHGLDQIQSALGMDDSGPVEVWADGTDLVSKVHMRYASGVTVHLDNEGRPGGGKFVCEEGTLDLDRGRFTITPEKLAKALLKGDEGKPDGKENHLGHWEDCIRTRKKTVTDVEIGHRSTTVCHLGNIARWVGRPLKWDPAAEKFVDDDEANTYIERPQREPYTVG
- a CDS encoding sugar phosphate isomerase/epimerase; the protein is MDRREFLKAAALAGMVAAAPALSCTAQEGAFRGKIKKAVVYGMVKDFKTPADKLKLLKETGFDGVEMGGVGEVDPDTLRKAAEESGVVPHGVIHGWSLDKIPASIDYAKAIGATSVLVVPDKVGDELYYDDLYAKSQAVYREVIPYAQEQQILLLVENVWNNFLVSPLEMARYVDELDNPWLGAYFDAGNVLRYGWSEHWVRALGNRIKKIHIKDYSREKQEKEGLWKGFDVEIGEGSANWAAIRKELAAINFEGWATAEVGGGGRDRLAQVAAQMDKVLDL
- a CDS encoding Gfo/Idh/MocA family oxidoreductase, whose product is MSIGASSQNSGSSRRDFMRQSGAVLMGATLAGRIALGQGSDVLKLGLIGCGGRGTGAMRNALLADPNTKLVAMADAFSDKIEESLKSLGNSEAKDRVVVDDDHKFTGFDAYQKAVEACDVLVLAAPPGFRPAHLKAVVAAGKHCFCEKPVAVDGPGLRSVVATCEEGGKKGLNIVSGLCYRYENKKRETVQRVHDGAVGDIVTIETVYNTSALWHKGRRPSWSEMEYQMRNWLYFDWLSGDHITEQHIHSLDKMMWIMNDVPPVKATASGGRTVRTDAKFGNIYDHFNTVFEWENGVRAFSSCRQWENSTTAVYDNVYGTNGIARVQEHVITPKQGAAWSWSSEQTDDMYQNELDALFKAIRSGTPINNGDYMVKSNAAAIMGRMAAYSGQAVTWDQVMNSDLDLSPAKLEFGDIEMRPIPVPGQGKFF
- a CDS encoding TolC family protein codes for the protein MRPLYTLNLAMALLSAAACLSLFPGTTAAQDVTFMDAAPAVTAEPGAPAGRARERSVAEISESFEGFLTPRKPVVIGLLLDGPALREDPTERYQAEILEVAGKSFDIRFVRREADWTMAGVDAALDGMLSDSGMDLVITLGMLGSLQACQRGALPRPVIAAQVVEPRMVGLPQRDGKSGVRNLAYLAFEHVVQRDMARFLELAPFSRVTVLVNGLLAESITTLRESLVRELATMGLTAGLVAVGEDPAAVLAAIPADTEAVYFGPMLNLGDDAFAEIVRGVNARRLPSFSLGGPADVRAGVLATLHPEGEARRVGRRLANNAYRILSGTAPESLAVAFAHEDAFMVNLETARTLGLTPRQDLLGQAEVINEEPQTAEREYTLAGAVREALAGNLDLSEKDRELRAAAQNIPAARANLLPQVKAGSTYAAIDDELASAVQPARAWTASITTTQLVYDEMAHANVEIQKRLQAALEHGREGFELDIIKLAAEAYFNVLRAKTLEGVQKSNLRRTLANRSLAVRRAELGVSGPGEVFRWDAQAAQNRIEVVNASALRRAAEMQFNRVLNQEQESFFILREQGLEGEPAMDAGLRIARRLNDEEQARQFRDFLVARGLEEAPELRQLDEAVAAGGRLYTATKRKYYIPTVGLQWELKHKLDTAGKGSEGGLQTMIVPGIPDNSWTVGVQASLPLYAGGKRKADRVQARESLEQMKIKRASAAQKIEQRIRTAARNTAAAHANIGQARAASEAARKGLELVSDGYGRGVLNVTDLTDAQTAALVAELGAAGAAYQFMLDLMELYRAVGVMEFLEPASTLCPEE
- a CDS encoding Gfo/Idh/MocA family oxidoreductase; protein product: MKKQNRRTFLGNTLTGLMAGAAFPVLGRTSHAAPGDMVRHAVIGLGGQGTRHAQVFSSFPDCEVAVVCDVDPERRAKVGERLPKARLEEDYRRILEDDTIDSVSIATPDHWHTPLALAALAAGKHVYVEKPCAQTIQEAKLLKDAAARSGKCVQQGTQGRSGASLRDAVAFMQEGGLGKIRLAKAINHQFREPIGRAPETDPPEGVNYDLWLGSAPKRPFTRNRWHYNWHWFWDYGSGDTGNDGIHQIDQARWGLGAGLPLNVTATGGQLFYDDDHETPDTLTAVYDYGDRQLIYEMRLWTDYPMEGHDNGVVFYGDKGRMDFGRKGCVATFIGGETKEFGSYADIRDHIRNFLDCLKTGNPAGLNGGIAEGAVSTTLCQLANISMRTGRRLTVDAESWECVGDPEALRLFSREFRAGYELPVV
- a CDS encoding sulfatase, which gives rise to MTRAVLAPALLIAACAAFGGETPPNVLFLTADTLRADALGCYGAAPSPSPNLDTLAAQSLLFTDCVCDTPLTGPSFSAMLTSAPPRANGATHNGLRVSGGLTTAPELFKAAGYHTWCVQSTWTLKARLSGLDRGFDRYDEAFHKKRWGVVKAERPADEVTDAALRMLGETPKDRPFFAWVHYIDPHAPYVFHAGFNPSGANVWRMPPREGVRARYRSEVAFMDRHIGRLLEALPENTVVLFVADHGESLYEHGYLGHGRHVYHDNLRVPLMIRAPGTAPGRTDRPAQGIDIGPTLLGLAGIPRAEGMTGLDLLRDPDPEGRVRVVETYGGAVPKLPGFKLLIASGGATHQGVIQGNWKLILPARGLPELYNLSADPAERRNLVRDHGDRVGQMSGHLDLWLKANNRADGAAVELTAEDEAALRSLGYLR